A genome region from Flavobacteriales bacterium includes the following:
- a CDS encoding YceI family protein, whose translation MKKTHLLLTIAASTSLFLASCGGTQEPVAETAPVTTVESVTKTIDPATSTVNWVGKMIGIKAHNGTINLQEGSLTLEGDKVTAGSFVVDMSSITPLDDNYAAPGSAQGTREMLVGHLSSGDFFAIEENPTATFEVTGTNEDGSVNGNLTLRGKTNAETVTNVVVADGTVTGTLVFDRKKYDVAWDSPMKDAVLSNDIELQIELKVAG comes from the coding sequence ATGAAAAAAACACATTTACTATTGACAATTGCCGCATCAACAAGTCTTTTTCTTGCCAGCTGTGGAGGAACACAAGAACCAGTTGCTGAGACAGCACCAGTAACAACTGTAGAATCCGTCACCAAAACGATTGACCCCGCGACCAGTACAGTGAATTGGGTGGGAAAAATGATCGGCATCAAAGCGCATAATGGAACCATCAATCTTCAAGAAGGATCTTTAACCTTGGAAGGCGATAAAGTAACTGCCGGAAGCTTCGTAGTTGACATGAGCAGCATCACGCCATTGGATGATAATTATGCTGCACCTGGAAGCGCACAAGGAACGAGAGAAATGCTGGTAGGCCATCTTTCTTCAGGTGATTTCTTCGCAATTGAAGAAAATCCAACTGCTACTTTTGAAGTGACTGGAACTAATGAAGATGGTTCTGTGAACGGAAACCTGACGCTTCGTGGCAAAACGAACGCAGAAACCGTAACCAATGTGGTTGTTGCAGACGGAACCGTTACTGGTACCTTGGTATTTGACCGTAAGAAATATGACGTGGCTTGGGATAGTCCAATGAAAGATGCGGTTCTTTCGAACGACATCGAACTTCAAATCGAATTGAAAGTTGCTGGATAA
- a CDS encoding sel1 repeat family protein has product MRRIGLLFIIGFLNAGFIVAQTVPELKQLAYKGNERAQYNLGLAFYNGVGLEQNTDSAIYWFSKSAEAGVAFAQYNLGLLYQQGLGIPRNQSEAEKWYLMAAHQDVSDAQFALGMMYYGSDCEGASCGNSVMWFSLAALQNHHDAQNMLGNMFMAGEGVTVNYQEALKWYRMAAKAGHPEAEFNLGWMYYYARGVTKNNSLAVMWMQRAAEHGNLKAKEFIQVNRLERFL; this is encoded by the coding sequence ATGAGAAGGATCGGATTGTTGTTTATCATTGGTTTCCTGAACGCAGGATTTATTGTGGCTCAGACAGTGCCGGAACTGAAGCAGTTGGCATACAAGGGGAATGAACGCGCTCAATACAATTTGGGCTTAGCCTTTTACAACGGAGTTGGATTGGAACAGAACACAGATAGCGCCATCTACTGGTTTTCGAAGTCGGCAGAAGCAGGTGTTGCATTTGCCCAATACAATCTTGGTTTGCTCTATCAGCAGGGATTAGGTATCCCACGCAACCAGTCGGAGGCAGAAAAATGGTATCTGATGGCAGCACACCAAGATGTTTCGGATGCACAGTTTGCACTCGGGATGATGTATTACGGCAGCGATTGTGAAGGAGCGAGTTGCGGTAATTCGGTCATGTGGTTCTCGCTAGCGGCCTTGCAAAACCATCATGATGCGCAGAACATGTTAGGCAACATGTTTATGGCTGGCGAAGGTGTTACCGTAAATTACCAAGAAGCGTTGAAATGGTACCGAATGGCTGCCAAAGCAGGCCATCCAGAAGCGGAGTTCAATCTTGGTTGGATGTATTATTACGCTCGTGGGGTGACAAAAAACAACAGCCTTGCCGTTATGTGGATGCAGCGTGCTGCGGAACACGGAAATCTGAAAGCGAAAGAATTCATCCAGGTCAATCGACTGGAACGTTTTCTGTGA
- a CDS encoding fatty acid desaturase: MSQASLIRYKEDYRTIGTVVAYGVFYPVSWYLWAQFGWFGKLILVLVHCNWQFFIATIIHNTIHVPIFRSMAWNKAFQFLLSAVKGNPVSGYVPGHNLSHHQHLQTPKDAARTTRARFKWNFLNQLLFFFLLARDIMKSEKAFVQRMKDVKPGWSSQYKKEAILVGTIKVVALIVDWQRMLFLIFIPNMYSLWGIFGTNYWQHDGCDETHPYNHSRSFTGKLFNWMAFNNGFHGIHHMYMGVHWSLYPEYHERLVRPYVHPNLDQKSLFLYLWKSCIYPGKRLDYLGNPVQLPPQVETQDWVSDVSIDPEAKVALGAIQ, encoded by the coding sequence ATGAGCCAAGCAAGTCTCATTCGCTACAAAGAAGATTACCGAACGATAGGCACGGTGGTGGCTTATGGCGTCTTCTATCCCGTAAGTTGGTATCTGTGGGCTCAATTCGGATGGTTTGGCAAATTAATTCTCGTATTGGTGCATTGCAACTGGCAATTCTTCATTGCCACCATCATACACAACACCATTCATGTGCCCATTTTCCGAAGCATGGCTTGGAATAAAGCTTTTCAATTCCTGCTATCGGCAGTGAAAGGAAATCCTGTAAGTGGTTACGTTCCTGGGCATAACTTGAGTCATCATCAGCATCTTCAAACACCAAAAGATGCTGCTCGCACAACACGTGCGCGCTTCAAATGGAATTTCCTGAACCAACTGTTGTTCTTCTTCCTTCTTGCTAGAGACATCATGAAATCTGAGAAGGCATTCGTTCAGCGAATGAAGGATGTGAAACCGGGTTGGTCGTCACAATACAAGAAAGAGGCAATCTTGGTTGGGACAATTAAAGTAGTGGCGCTTATCGTTGATTGGCAACGGATGTTATTCTTGATTTTCATCCCCAACATGTATTCGCTTTGGGGCATTTTTGGCACCAACTACTGGCAACACGATGGTTGCGATGAAACGCATCCATACAATCACTCACGTTCATTTACAGGAAAGCTCTTCAATTGGATGGCGTTCAACAACGGATTTCACGGCATTCATCACATGTACATGGGTGTACATTGGAGCTTATATCCTGAATATCACGAGCGTTTGGTGAGGCCATACGTTCATCCGAATCTCGATCAAAAATCGCTGTTCCTTTATTTGTGGAAATCGTGTATTTACCCAGGAAAACGCTTGGATTACTTAGGAAATCCAGTCCAACTTCCGCCACAGGTAGAAACACAGGATTGGGTCAGTGATGTTTCCATTGATCCAGAAGCAAAGGTGGCGCTAGGTGCCATTCAATGA
- a CDS encoding recombinase family protein has translation MRKRAALMSRVSSDEQAKGFSLGVQSEALENYCLRNDIEIVYTFKEDHSAKNFERPAFNTFLNHVKKSKGAIDVLLFTTWDRFSRNILDAYTMIDRLKRLGIIPHAIEQPIDPTIPENKAILAMFLVIPEIDNDRRSIKIRGGIRAALKAGRWCRMAPYGYRNTRDENNRPIIVPNQHAPHIRTAFEMVSKGITQPIAREYLNTNGVPIKKSRFSEMLKNPMYMGKIEVPALEDEPYQLIEGMHEGIVSEQLFFKVQQVLKGHAPKKRIAVAVRDEVLPLRGILRCSSCKGKLTGSRSRSRNGNRHAYYHCNHCGTERYRAERANDTVKEVLNGMTFSKPNAVLHQELVKRLLNGNELERKSKAVQLKATIAKQNERIERLQDNLADGVITSNDFTEMKNRFSELMRNALEELSSSQGDSAEKSALLKKAVSVISGLGDFYGNADSLAKVKLLGSIFPEMIEFDGNKCRTTKINEALALCLSIDAGFSETKNRTLPEKLEVSGWVEPTGVEPITFLNQLLTIQNP, from the coding sequence ATGAGAAAGCGAGCAGCATTGATGTCGCGGGTATCCAGTGACGAACAAGCAAAAGGATTCAGCCTCGGTGTGCAATCTGAAGCACTTGAGAACTACTGCCTTCGCAACGATATAGAAATCGTTTACACGTTTAAAGAGGATCATTCGGCAAAGAATTTTGAACGACCAGCCTTCAACACTTTTCTTAATCACGTCAAGAAAAGTAAGGGCGCAATTGACGTCCTTCTATTTACAACTTGGGACCGGTTCTCCCGAAACATCTTGGATGCCTATACGATGATTGATCGTTTAAAAAGGCTCGGAATTATTCCACATGCCATTGAACAGCCAATTGACCCTACCATACCTGAGAACAAGGCAATTTTAGCCATGTTTTTGGTCATCCCGGAGATTGACAATGACAGAAGATCCATCAAAATTCGAGGTGGTATCCGCGCGGCTCTAAAAGCGGGTCGATGGTGCCGCATGGCTCCGTACGGTTATCGTAACACCCGTGATGAGAACAATCGACCTATTATCGTACCTAACCAGCATGCTCCACATATCCGTACGGCCTTCGAAATGGTCTCCAAAGGGATCACGCAACCCATTGCTCGGGAATACCTAAATACCAACGGTGTTCCTATCAAGAAAAGTAGGTTCTCAGAAATGCTCAAGAACCCCATGTACATGGGGAAGATCGAGGTTCCAGCCTTGGAGGATGAGCCTTATCAGTTGATAGAAGGTATGCACGAAGGAATCGTAAGTGAACAGCTGTTCTTCAAGGTGCAGCAAGTTTTAAAAGGTCACGCTCCGAAAAAGCGCATCGCGGTTGCGGTACGCGATGAAGTATTGCCCTTGCGAGGAATTCTACGCTGTTCCAGCTGCAAAGGAAAATTAACCGGAAGCCGTTCACGCTCCCGAAATGGTAATCGTCATGCGTACTATCATTGCAATCACTGCGGTACCGAGCGTTACAGGGCTGAGCGCGCAAATGACACGGTAAAGGAGGTGCTGAACGGCATGACATTTTCCAAACCGAATGCGGTGCTTCATCAGGAACTTGTTAAGCGATTACTTAACGGAAATGAACTGGAGCGCAAATCCAAAGCTGTACAATTGAAAGCAACCATCGCTAAGCAAAATGAGCGTATTGAACGATTGCAGGATAATTTGGCTGACGGTGTAATCACTTCAAACGACTTTACGGAAATGAAAAACAGGTTCTCCGAACTGATGCGCAATGCACTCGAAGAGCTTTCTTCTTCGCAGGGTGACAGTGCTGAAAAATCCGCCTTATTAAAGAAGGCTGTAAGCGTAATCTCTGGTCTTGGAGATTTCTATGGAAATGCAGATTCATTGGCCAAGGTTAAACTGCTTGGTTCGATATTTCCTGAAATGATCGAATTTGACGGAAATAAATGTCGAACCACTAAAATCAACGAGGCCCTCGCGCTGTGTCTCAGTATTGACGCGGGTTTCAGCGAAACAAAAAACCGGACACTCCCTGAAAAATTGGAAGTGTCCGGTTGGGTGGAGCCAACCGGAGTGGAACCAATTACATTTCTGAACCAATTACTGACAATTCAAAATCCTTGA
- a CDS encoding DEAD/DEAH box helicase family protein: MLRCAGWVVQSKKQVNLAAGLGVVVREYQTDVGPVDYALFVDRKAVGVIEAKKEDEGHRMTTVEEQSTGYAKAKLKYLNNEPLPFVYESTGVLTRFTDYRDPKPRARRVFSFHRPETMAEWLRQEKTLRGRLLDMPALDTTGLRPAQIDAITNLEKSFKDNRPKALIQMATGAGKTFTASTFVYRLLKHANAKRVLFLVDTRNLGEQAEQEFMKYQPTDDNRKFTELYNVQRLSSSYIASDSQVCISTIQRLYSILQGEELDESAENENPNESSWMQQQVDDKQPAPVAYNEKVPIEQFDFIIIDECHRSIYNLWKQVLDYFDASLIGLTATPDKRTFGFFNENVVSEYTYEQSVTDGVNVPFDTYIIETDISQNGAVVQAGWYVDRRDKLSRSKRWQREDEDTAYKKNDLDKVVVNVSQIRNIIKEYRRALMQEIYPERIDSNGEYEVPKTLIFAKTDSHADDIIKIVREEFNEGNDFCKKVTYKADEDPKSVLNRFRTTYYPRIVVTVDMIATGTDVKPLEVLLFMRDVKSLGYFEQMKGRGTRSIHADDLQRVSESAAAKTHFVIVDAVGATKSKKTDSRPLERKRTVPMKDLLGAVTMGVVEEDLFLSLANRLIRLDRQLTEKEQVKLVEVSGGKNLKQVTKELLNAFDPDAIETRKQELVQKGETATYDEAQQQLAREAASSFNGILNEYIEKVRIQHEQIIDHVNIDTVTRSEWDKSATERAQGLVKGFEEYLAAHKDEIQALSIFYDQPYQRRTITYKMIREVFELLQTDRPLLAPFHVWDAYVQLEEVKSKRPENELTALVSLIRRVCGIDGKLKGFDSTIDENFRNWIFKQNAGQHNRFSEEQMDWLRMLKDHVVNSFHIDVEDLDYTPFDAKGGRGRMWQLFGEDMNGIIEELNEVLVA, translated from the coding sequence ATGCTGCGGTGCGCTGGGTGGGTTGTGCAGTCCAAAAAGCAGGTGAATCTTGCAGCTGGTCTGGGCGTGGTGGTTCGTGAATATCAGACGGATGTCGGCCCTGTTGATTATGCCCTTTTCGTAGACCGTAAAGCAGTTGGTGTAATCGAAGCAAAGAAAGAAGATGAAGGCCATAGAATGACCACAGTTGAGGAGCAATCGACTGGATATGCTAAGGCGAAATTGAAATACCTGAATAACGAGCCGCTACCCTTTGTGTACGAAAGTACGGGAGTGCTCACGCGGTTTACTGACTACCGTGACCCGAAGCCGAGAGCCCGAAGAGTTTTCAGTTTCCATAGGCCCGAAACCATGGCCGAATGGCTCCGGCAGGAAAAGACACTTCGTGGGCGTCTGTTGGACATGCCAGCTCTGGACACCACGGGGCTGCGCCCTGCTCAAATAGATGCGATTACCAATCTCGAAAAGTCGTTTAAGGACAATCGTCCGAAGGCGCTGATTCAGATGGCAACCGGAGCAGGAAAGACCTTCACAGCATCCACGTTCGTCTATCGCTTGCTGAAACATGCCAACGCCAAGCGTGTGTTGTTCCTGGTGGATACACGCAACTTAGGTGAACAGGCCGAACAGGAGTTCATGAAGTACCAGCCTACGGACGATAACCGCAAGTTCACGGAACTCTATAATGTGCAGCGATTGAGTTCAAGCTACATCGCTTCGGATAGTCAGGTCTGCATCAGTACTATTCAACGTCTCTATTCCATTCTGCAAGGAGAGGAATTGGATGAAAGTGCGGAGAATGAGAATCCGAATGAGAGCTCGTGGATGCAGCAGCAAGTGGACGATAAGCAGCCCGCCCCAGTGGCGTACAATGAGAAAGTGCCGATTGAGCAATTCGATTTCATCATCATTGATGAATGCCACCGCAGCATTTACAATCTTTGGAAACAAGTGTTGGATTATTTCGATGCTTCGCTCATCGGCCTGACGGCTACTCCAGACAAACGCACCTTCGGTTTCTTCAACGAGAATGTGGTGAGCGAATACACCTATGAGCAGTCGGTTACGGATGGCGTGAATGTGCCTTTCGATACCTACATCATCGAAACAGATATTTCGCAGAATGGAGCGGTGGTGCAAGCTGGTTGGTATGTGGATAGACGCGATAAGCTTTCGCGTAGCAAACGCTGGCAGCGGGAAGATGAGGACACGGCTTACAAGAAGAACGACCTCGACAAGGTTGTTGTCAACGTGAGTCAGATCCGAAACATCATCAAGGAATACCGAAGAGCGCTGATGCAGGAAATCTATCCCGAACGGATTGACAGCAACGGAGAATATGAAGTGCCGAAGACGCTGATTTTCGCGAAGACGGACAGCCATGCGGATGACATCATCAAAATCGTGCGGGAAGAATTCAACGAAGGCAACGACTTCTGCAAGAAGGTGACCTACAAGGCAGATGAAGACCCGAAATCCGTACTGAACCGCTTCCGTACGACTTACTATCCGCGCATTGTGGTTACGGTGGATATGATTGCCACGGGCACGGATGTGAAACCGCTGGAAGTGTTGCTTTTTATGCGGGACGTAAAGAGCCTTGGCTACTTCGAACAGATGAAGGGACGCGGCACACGGTCTATCCATGCGGACGACCTGCAACGCGTGTCCGAATCGGCTGCGGCCAAAACCCATTTTGTGATTGTGGATGCGGTTGGTGCCACTAAAAGCAAGAAGACCGACAGTCGCCCGTTGGAGCGCAAACGCACGGTGCCTATGAAAGACCTTCTTGGTGCCGTCACCATGGGTGTGGTAGAAGAAGACCTCTTCCTATCCTTGGCCAATAGGCTTATCCGTTTGGATAGACAGCTGACCGAAAAAGAGCAGGTTAAATTGGTGGAAGTTTCTGGTGGAAAGAACCTGAAGCAGGTGACCAAGGAACTATTGAATGCCTTTGATCCCGATGCCATTGAAACACGGAAACAAGAACTGGTGCAGAAAGGTGAAACAGCAACTTACGATGAGGCGCAGCAACAACTGGCCCGCGAAGCGGCATCTTCCTTCAATGGGATTTTGAACGAGTATATCGAGAAGGTGCGCATCCAGCACGAACAGATTATTGACCACGTTAATATCGACACGGTTACGCGTAGCGAATGGGACAAAAGTGCCACCGAACGGGCGCAAGGACTAGTAAAGGGTTTTGAAGAATATTTGGCCGCCCACAAGGACGAAATCCAGGCGCTCAGCATTTTCTACGACCAGCCTTACCAGCGTAGAACAATTACCTACAAGATGATACGCGAGGTGTTTGAACTCCTACAGACCGACCGACCGCTGTTGGCGCCCTTCCATGTGTGGGATGCCTACGTGCAACTGGAAGAGGTGAAAAGCAAACGGCCGGAGAATGAACTTACCGCATTGGTTTCACTCATCCGCAGAGTGTGCGGCATTGATGGCAAGTTGAAAGGCTTTGACAGCACCATTGATGAGAACTTCCGCAACTGGATATTCAAACAGAATGCGGGGCAGCACAATCGCTTCTCAGAAGAACAGATGGATTGGCTACGGATGCTGAAAGACCATGTGGTAAACAGCTTTCATATAGATGTGGAAGATCTCGACTACACGCCCTTTGATGCCAAGGGCGGCCGTGGCCGCATGTGGCAATTGTTTGGCGAGGATATGAACGGCATTATTGAAGAATTGAACGAAGTTTTGGTGGCGTAA
- the tcmP gene encoding three-Cys-motif partner protein TcmP, with protein sequence MGKELKVSQQTLMEHSGVKLQVLQHYMGAYLSILSNASFITDIRLYDFFSGPGIYEDGGNGSPVIFLNEINQAIERVVNNRRGDTTFHCVFNDLNSEKVDALRDNIETKRLSTHDSVTIQYSSEDYRDLVEKVALEFSDLRSSRGFAFIDPYGYKEIRLKDIQSLLKGGKSEVLLFLPTQFMYRFAKNETPESLKSFLSEVLDIDSLDSSSTGMDFINAVKDGFRSKLGSDHYVDSFVISREKNQFFCLFFFTSNMLGFEKMLDAKWKVDKEEGRGWQFNGGFNLFSVAENSANTSRLTDLLETFLSERQRSNAELYEFTLRNGYLPKHAADILKDMQISGKVKSEQLDGRPARKGAFYLNYQDWDKNPSKIIVQKN encoded by the coding sequence ATGGGAAAGGAATTAAAAGTATCGCAGCAAACCCTGATGGAACATTCTGGGGTAAAGTTGCAGGTACTGCAACATTACATGGGAGCCTACTTAAGCATATTGTCTAACGCGTCTTTCATTACTGATATAAGATTGTATGATTTCTTCAGCGGTCCAGGTATCTATGAAGATGGAGGAAACGGAAGTCCAGTAATCTTTTTGAATGAGATTAACCAAGCAATTGAACGCGTAGTCAATAATCGAAGAGGAGACACTACGTTTCATTGCGTTTTTAACGACCTGAACAGTGAAAAAGTTGACGCGCTTAGAGACAATATCGAAACGAAAAGATTGAGTACTCACGATTCAGTTACCATTCAATATTCTTCTGAAGACTACAGAGATTTGGTTGAAAAAGTAGCTCTTGAATTTTCCGACCTACGTTCGTCTCGCGGATTTGCATTCATAGACCCTTACGGGTATAAGGAGATTAGATTAAAGGATATTCAGTCTTTACTAAAAGGTGGCAAAAGCGAAGTTTTGCTGTTCCTTCCTACTCAGTTCATGTATCGATTCGCTAAAAACGAAACCCCAGAGAGCTTGAAATCTTTCTTGTCGGAAGTCCTTGACATTGATTCTTTAGATAGCAGTTCTACTGGAATGGACTTTATCAATGCCGTAAAGGATGGATTTCGTAGCAAACTTGGAAGTGACCATTATGTAGATAGCTTCGTGATTTCCAGAGAAAAAAATCAGTTTTTCTGTCTGTTCTTCTTTACGAGTAATATGCTTGGCTTTGAAAAAATGCTGGATGCGAAGTGGAAAGTAGACAAGGAAGAAGGACGTGGGTGGCAGTTTAATGGCGGTTTCAACCTATTTAGTGTTGCAGAAAACTCGGCAAATACCTCTAGGCTGACTGATCTTTTGGAGACATTCTTATCGGAAAGACAAAGGAGCAATGCGGAGCTTTATGAGTTTACCTTACGTAATGGCTATTTGCCAAAACATGCAGCGGATATTCTTAAGGATATGCAAATATCAGGTAAGGTTAAGTCAGAACAACTTGATGGTCGCCCAGCACGTAAGGGGGCCTTCTATTTGAATTATCAAGATTGGGACAAGAACCCGTCCAAAATAATCGTCCAGAAAAACTAA
- a CDS encoding phage Gp37/Gp68 family protein, translated as MAQSSIEWTEMTWNPTTGCDKVSQGCKFCYAEVMSKRLQAMGVEKYKDNFKVRIHEKELETPYTWKKSKVVFVNSMSDLFHKDVPIEFIQRVFKVMKENPQHVFQVLTKRADLLRYYDSEGWLDWSHNIWMGVSVENSKVTDRIDLLRQTKARTKFLSCEPLIGALPNMNLQGIDWVIVGGESGRKPRPMKEEWVLDIKDQCKSANVAFFFKQWGGTNKKANGRELEGRHWDEMPAINEYLGTDNRLL; from the coding sequence ATGGCACAATCAAGCATAGAATGGACTGAGATGACTTGGAACCCGACTACGGGTTGCGATAAAGTCTCACAGGGCTGCAAATTCTGCTATGCAGAAGTAATGAGTAAGCGATTGCAAGCCATGGGAGTTGAGAAATACAAAGACAACTTCAAAGTGCGTATTCATGAAAAGGAACTGGAAACGCCTTACACGTGGAAGAAATCGAAGGTCGTATTCGTTAATTCCATGAGTGATTTGTTTCACAAAGACGTGCCTATTGAATTCATTCAGCGAGTGTTTAAGGTGATGAAAGAGAACCCACAACACGTCTTTCAGGTGCTCACTAAACGTGCAGACCTTTTACGCTATTACGATAGCGAAGGCTGGTTAGATTGGAGTCATAACATCTGGATGGGTGTTTCGGTGGAAAACAGCAAAGTGACTGACAGGATTGACCTTCTAAGACAAACCAAAGCCAGAACCAAGTTCCTCTCGTGCGAACCGCTTATTGGGGCATTGCCCAACATGAATCTTCAAGGCATTGATTGGGTCATTGTAGGTGGCGAAAGCGGAAGAAAACCGCGCCCGATGAAAGAAGAATGGGTGTTAGATATAAAGGACCAGTGCAAATCTGCTAACGTGGCATTCTTCTTCAAGCAATGGGGAGGAACGAATAAGAAAGCCAACGGTAGAGAATTGGAGGGACGACACTGGGATGAAATGCCAGCCATCAACGAGTATTTAGGCACAGACAATCGTCTGCTCTGA
- a CDS encoding putative DNA binding domain-containing protein: MTQEELQQLIAQGEGYFTEFKRRLNSDFKKEIVSFANASGGKVLLGVNDDGTIPGINADNDLRSQIQTAAQSCDPPVRIDLELNGNVLIVHVPEGDRKPYRTTEGFYLRVGPNAQKMTTEQIRDFMESEGRIRFDEVVRKDVDYRSTVSERLIDRFLAMSGIKNAFQNREHILHSLGVVKSIDNKTYFNNAGILFFTERPGFIHPQATITCVSFAGSEKVDILDRKDFDQDLITSVESAMAFMKRHLNVAAEIKGLQRTDKLELPEVALREALVNAVAHRSYLEAGARVMVEVFADKVVISSPGGLPKGLQWKDFGKYSMARNPLLADLFLRVKLIERLGTGVNRIKAALKTAELPEADFHADGFFAVTMLRTNGGAIGGTIGGTIGGTIGGTMGGQLGGPMGGPIQTPELTEAQRNVLNMLAEAPQRSLRNTAKELGINLSALVKHIDALKEKGAIERVGGTRGHWKVKQ; encoded by the coding sequence ATGACCCAAGAGGAACTACAACAGCTGATTGCACAAGGTGAAGGATACTTCACCGAGTTCAAGCGTAGGTTGAATTCTGATTTCAAAAAAGAGATCGTGTCGTTTGCCAATGCCAGTGGCGGCAAGGTTTTGCTTGGGGTTAATGATGACGGTACGATTCCGGGAATAAATGCAGATAACGACCTGCGTTCTCAGATACAAACCGCTGCGCAGAGTTGCGATCCACCCGTAAGAATTGACCTTGAGTTGAATGGAAATGTGCTGATCGTGCATGTTCCAGAAGGAGATCGAAAGCCTTACAGAACCACCGAAGGTTTTTATCTACGTGTTGGGCCGAATGCACAGAAAATGACCACGGAGCAGATTCGTGATTTCATGGAATCGGAAGGGCGCATCAGGTTTGATGAGGTAGTTAGAAAGGACGTGGATTACCGAAGCACCGTTTCCGAACGGTTGATTGATCGTTTTCTGGCCATGTCGGGCATTAAGAACGCTTTTCAAAACCGTGAGCACATTCTTCATAGTCTTGGGGTAGTCAAGTCCATTGACAACAAGACCTATTTCAATAATGCGGGTATTCTCTTTTTTACCGAGCGTCCCGGCTTCATACATCCGCAGGCAACAATCACCTGCGTGTCGTTTGCTGGATCGGAAAAGGTGGATATTCTTGACCGAAAGGATTTTGATCAGGATCTGATAACGTCCGTTGAATCTGCCATGGCATTCATGAAACGGCATTTGAATGTGGCTGCCGAGATCAAAGGATTGCAACGGACAGATAAGTTGGAATTGCCCGAAGTGGCATTGCGCGAAGCATTGGTAAATGCCGTAGCGCATCGCAGTTACTTAGAGGCAGGAGCACGCGTGATGGTGGAGGTTTTTGCGGACAAGGTGGTTATTTCGAGCCCAGGCGGATTACCCAAGGGACTGCAATGGAAAGACTTTGGCAAGTATAGCATGGCGCGCAATCCGCTGCTGGCCGACCTGTTTCTCCGTGTCAAACTCATTGAGCGCTTGGGCACGGGCGTCAACCGTATTAAAGCGGCACTAAAGACAGCCGAATTGCCCGAAGCCGACTTTCATGCCGATGGTTTCTTTGCCGTTACCATGCTCCGAACAAATGGTGGTGCAATAGGTGGTACAATAGGTGGTACAATAGGTGGTACAATAGGTGGTACAATGGGTGGTCAATTAGGTGGTCCAATGGGTGGTCCAATCCAAACACCCGAACTTACAGAGGCTCAAAGAAATGTGCTGAATATGTTGGCAGAAGCACCACAACGCTCACTGCGGAACACTGCAAAAGAACTAGGTATCAACTTATCTGCGCTTGTAAAACACATTGATGCATTGAAAGAAAAAGGCGCCATAGAACGCGTTGGCGGCACACGCGGCCATTGGAAAGTGAAGCAATGA